A single region of the Nocardioides sp. W7 genome encodes:
- a CDS encoding ATP-dependent Clp protease proteolytic subunit produces the protein MSDFTAPGGLAPAGPSANYYIPQWEERTSYGFRRIDPYGKLFEDRIIYLGTPISDDVANAVIAQLMCLESMNPDQDIQIYINSPGGSFTALTAIYDTMNFIKCDVQTVCIGQAASAAAILLAAGTHGKRLALPNSRILIHQPYTEGTFGQTSDIEIQANEILRMRELLEKMISDHTGRDLEQVSRDIERDKILTAAGAVEYGLIDSVVESRKATPALSRS, from the coding sequence ATGTCTGACTTCACCGCCCCCGGCGGCCTGGCCCCGGCCGGCCCCAGCGCCAACTACTACATCCCGCAGTGGGAGGAGCGGACGTCGTACGGCTTCCGCCGCATCGACCCCTACGGCAAGCTGTTCGAGGACCGCATCATCTACCTCGGCACGCCGATCTCCGACGACGTCGCCAACGCGGTGATCGCCCAGCTGATGTGCCTGGAGTCGATGAACCCCGACCAGGACATCCAGATCTACATCAACAGCCCCGGTGGCTCGTTCACGGCGCTGACGGCGATCTACGACACGATGAACTTCATCAAGTGCGACGTGCAGACGGTGTGCATCGGGCAGGCGGCCTCGGCCGCGGCGATCCTGCTGGCCGCCGGCACCCACGGCAAGCGTCTCGCCCTGCCGAACAGCCGGATCCTCATCCACCAGCCCTACACCGAGGGCACCTTCGGCCAGACCTCGGACATCGAGATCCAGGCCAACGAGATCCTCCGGATGCGCGAGCTGCTCGAGAAGATGATCAGCGACCACACCGGTCGTGACCTGGAGCAGGTCAGCCGCGACATCGAGCGCGACAAGATCCTGACCGCGGCGGGTGCCGTCGAGTACGGCCTCATCGACTCGGTCGTCGAGTCGCGCAAGGCCACGCCGGCGCTGAGCCGGTCCTGA